AAAGCCTAGAAATTAGAAAAGGTAAAGCACCCAGCTGTTTACAGAAAACTAAAAGGTGCTAATTGCAAtagtacaaaatgtttttcatctTGTTGAAGTGAAAAGCACTATAAGAGATTATGTCAGATCTTGTGGCAAAGCCACCATCTCTGACGCTTTTAGCTTTCATTATACTCTCATGGAAGCTTGCTAAATAATCCTCCACTTAAACAGCTGCTTGTTGCACCTGAACATAAATTCAACAGTCAAggcttttattttttccagttagcttcaattcaaatgacagtaAAACTGGCAggtgaaaaagaaaatcacaggaaacactgaataataatgaagcAAATCATTGTTCCTACCACAAGAGACCAGCACCCTAGCAATGTCTCCgaattagattaaaaaaataaataaaaataataggtACACTATaattatttgtgtaaaatgtgtacattttaatctGATTGCAGAATTGTAATCACTTTTAACCCAGTTCAAGAAGCAGACTGTCTTTGAATCTAAATAGAACACTTTTAGCATGTTTAGCATAAAGTGGAGTTAGGTGGGAGTTCAGCCTCCCACTGTGGAATTGGCTTTAGTTATACTTAAAATCGTTTGTAGGATTTTAAGTATtaggcaatacaaaaaaaaaaaaaaggctttgtatTTCCCCTGTATGTATTGCAGAAGAACAACATGGTGTTCTTGCATTACATCTGTACAATTTTAAAGAAACCCAACTGTTTTTCACATGAACATGACTTTAGTTTTACTTAGTTAAGGTCTCCCTAGAGTAGTTATCACCCAGCATTAAAGCTTGCCTTCATCTAAAAGATCATTTCACATCATGTACCCCTATCATTAAAACAATCTTCTGCCACTAGTGTTACTCGTTAAGAAtctgacattttttaataaaatacacaatacatttagGACCAATTTTTCCACTGTGGGCACTTTGCCCATGTCATATATGTACGGTCAGCCTTATGGTTCAAAGATAAAAAGGTCCTTGAGAACACCTCATTCTGTCTAATGCAATAGACTAGAAGGTTGGtcagtggagaaaaaaaaggcaCATAATCACTCACAACTGTCTTTATTGATTTAATATGACAATTCATATCTATATAAATATTGCACAAGTTACAATTCTAAAGGTATAACAccaagctaaaaataaaacaacacacacagttAAAATCAATTACACTTTTTCAAAgaaaatcatttgtttattacattctgaTTAGAAGAGGTATTACATTCTTGTTATTGTCTGCAAATTTTACAGCATTGAAGCaaggtttttatattttcttatatACTATTGCAGTGCatacaatatacaagcacagacCGTTGTACTCGTTGTATGTAGTATATATGTTGTTATGGAGTGGTGCCGAAATCGGGCAGTTGGCGAAGTGCTCAGCTGCAGCGGGCAGATACCAAATTAGCTTAGAATTTTATATAATTTCAgcaactgcccacagccacccagGCTGTTAGcgaagaaagaataaaaaaggctaatggaaagtaacacagCAGTGTTCATCCACTGGGTATTTACTGCAGTTCTCAATAATAATAAGTCAGtcgaataactttatttaatcattagactgactgaattgtttatttattttaatgagataCTGAGGCAAACAtctaattacaccatgtaacaatttttctttttttttgttcctgggtagtgttatttcctaattgcttatgcaaaagtatagaaaatggctattattccccacaaactttgcttttgtgaccaggacagtgatatttcaaaatatcactatttccaatgggaaaacgggcaaatgtgtgtcttttcgttcacataaagtcagaaaaaaacaacatatgaatccaaattaacatgtatttatactaaagtaatacaaaaatgactacaaaagatttagaagcgagtagtttttcgagatttacgattatactgtaaatacagtataatcgtaaatctcaaaaaactactcacttctaaagtttgtggggaataatagccattttctatacttgaggcataagcaattaggaaataacacttactacccaggaacaaaaattgtgttacatagtgttatctgagTTCAGGTGTCAACTAATATCAGACATGAAATAATACTGTTTGaatgtgtaaataatattttctgcagaaagaaaactaaactttttataagaaaaCGTTTTCTTCCGAGTCAAATTGTTgttcatatttctaaataagaaaaatacaaactttatgcTGTCaaataatgattaattaatattactaagataaattagtttttgcactttgttcttcctgagtttcaggtaactatTTAATTGGGTGgcttttacacattaaaaaaacacattttaaacttaactgtgattattagtctcttgctgatattgaatgatctctcattcaaacaactctaagaaatttgtattgtataacataacattatatataaataaaactgttttatgcCCTGCTACTCAAAATGGGAAAAtccaataaatacattattattatttttatttaaatccggagaggttttttttttttttttttttttttaattccacagGTTAGTTAAATAATGATCAAACCCTTGGTCCCTGAAAACTGCACAGTAATTTTAATCTGTATATGAATTAAATCCTACAAAACCATATACTTGAAAGCTAATGTGAACTGTATACATTAGTAAGGAGTGtaacaacaaaatcaaaacaatccTTTTACAGAGTCTGAGTATATGGAGTACATAAGGGGTTCATATATCAAGGATACGATTATATCATGGTGGTCACGGCTTTCACGGAACCCGTAGATTTTGCTATTTGTTTCCACTAGGAAGGGAGCAGTTCATGTCATTTGAATTGGTGGCAAGACAAAGGTAAAGAAAGCAGTTAGCATAAGTCATGatgaattattaaataaacagaactgCAAAAAAGTAAAGTTCTAAGCAATATCCCAAACAATTTCACGAAAGCAGGGGGCGCATCTTTAAAGGagaagcaaactttttaaattaactgaAGCCTTCTGTGCAGAAAATAACTCTGCATACCCTTAATAATGCAAAATCTAACAGGGAGGGCAGTTTACAGTTTTGCAGAAGCATGAAACCCAGATTTGCAGCTATTGCAGTAGTTGCCCTGCAGTGCTTAACAGTACCTGTCAACAGTGTAGAAGCATCAAAAGTGAACTACTACAaatttacaatatattatatatcttctTTAAAGTTAAAATCTTAGCCATGATCATTTCGGGAAATTGTCTATTAGCTGTGATTTTTACATATTATTACCGTGACAAGATTGTATCCTTAATTATGGTCAACATGAAGTCTGTGTCTGAAATGTTTTTCCAGATATTCGGCttcagcagctgttttttttttttcatacctatAATGAAAAGTGAGCAAAAATATTGTAGACCACAGCTGTGTACCTAATGTAAAGCCAGTCTCTCAAAGTGTTTAGTCTGCGTCACCTAAATGTAAAAGAAAGCTGCACCAGCACATCTTGACCATGGTGAAATTTTACTGTACTGCTAAAACATCCATGCTTTTTCAAGCGGTGGAATACAGGCTTACAGCATGGGcttcttttaaacaaataattgttCACTGAAAATGCAGGAAAACAAGGGCtgagcaaacaaaataataataaaaaaacaataaaagggaACAAAACCATACACTGTCTCAATGAggataaatatttttatatatgaaagtgtacttttaaaaacactacattttcTGTAACTTGTAAGCCTCAGCAGGATATATTTTTATGAACCATAGTACTATACATTCAACagtaaatatgttattttctttactgGCTTCATGAAGGGAAATGGTAGTTGAGAAATGCACTTGTTTATCTTGAAACAGCGACGTGTGTCCAAAAAGCACCATGAAACAATGCTGTGTAGTGAAGCAATGCTGTGTAGTGAAGCAATGCTGTGTAGTGTACATCAGCAGCAGAACAGGCAGGACTCTTCAGATGTTAAAGCTCTCTCCACATCCACAGGTTCCTTTGATATTTGGGTTATTGAAAACAAACTCACTGGATAATTTGTTTTCAACATAGTCCATTTCTGTCCCCAAGAGTGTCAGCTGagcttttttctcaataaaaaccctaacccctgatttaaaaaaaaagagaacattaatacaattgaaaaatCATATTCCATTATAAtctctttttaaattatatactatttaaaacagagtttgattacattttataataatataaaatatatatatatatatatatatatatatacatatatataagatACCCAGAGGTTTACAATTATGTATTGACTTAGTTCCTGTCGGTAAAATATTCAGCATAAAGTCTTTTTTGGTTTCACAAACTCTGATTAGCACCAATATTCGGCTACCTAATGTTAGTTTAGGTAAAACAGTCTTAGATTAGTGCTGTTCTGGGTCTGTGTAACCAGCTTTTGTTGAACACTGCTTATGCCTTTTATATCAAATCATCATTTGGATCTCTTCAAGTGACTATTGACACAAGACAGAAACTAACCCAATGCGTATATTACCAGAACCACTTTacaaataaaagtgtgtgtgtgtgtgtgtgtatatatgtgtgtctatatatatatatatatatatatatataattttttttgctaTTATATATGTTCAGAAATGGAACTAGCTTATAAACAGGCTTACCGTCCTGAACAACCTCTTCATCTGCTTTTCCCTTTTCCTTTGTGTAGTCTAAAGTATATGAAAGACCATTACATCCTCTGGTTCGAACACCGACCTTCAACCCAATCTGttcaatgataaaaaaataaaaaaataaacaattgtaaataGATTCTAACATGCCTGCACTTACTTCGCACATGGTAACAACTACTTTCATCAGATGCTGCTCTCAGCTCATTTAACAGAGAAGTAACCCTTGCACTacacccttgcactgcttgtgtTAATGCAGACTGGTAGTCAACCTGCTTTGCACACATTTTACTAAAACATATGTTAAAAATACTTACATAGTCAGGTTTGTTCTGAAGAAGATGCTTTATTTTGTTAACTGCTGCAGGAGTCTAAACACACAAAGGGAAACAAGACATTTTTTCAATACAGAACTGCATGATCCATTTTAATTGTAGTGTCATTCAAATAGACTGTGTTAAATTTGGGTTTGTAAATGTTGAAAGCCAGAAGTGCAAACTTAAAGTAGCTTTACCAAACACATCCTGACTATCATGCACTACCATTCACTCTGTAGGTCTCAAATACAGTTTTCAAAGAAACGTTAcagcaaacacatattttaatttaaagcataGTATTTGGTACTTCACTAGGTTAAAGAAACAATTTTGCCTGTTTTTCAGGTAGTCTTGACTATCCTTAGTCATTTCACCTGGACAATGAAATAGCCCCTATTTAAAGCCTTCTTTACGGTCATAAACCAACCTGTTCCTCTATTGGGTGACAGCAAGACAGGGAACCTTGTGCAGTatcagatatgttttaaaatgaacatacttTTGGAAGACAGCttccagcagcaaaaaaaaaaaaagtcacaaattattattttttttattattattattattattattattattattattattattattattattattaagaaacagATATTTCGTGGGTAATGACTGTGCcaattcagagtatttatctttGCGTAactttcctgtatttatttatttttaaaaacacagccaaagtttaattgaatgttatttttttgtggctCCTGCCCAGGTCACATCACAATATGAAgtgacatacagtggcttgcaaaagtattcagacccctgaccaattctctcatattacggaattacaaatggtacattaaaatttccttttgtttgatattttatttttaaatactgaaactcagaatcaattattataaggtgacattggttttatgttgggaaatatttttaagaaaaataaaaaactgaaatatcttgcttgcataagtattcaacccctgtgctgtggaagctcccagtttgcaccaatgaaagaaattgccctaacgaggacacaattaccttaccattggcctccacctgtgaaccattaaagtcatattttctggataaaaaccccactgttgaaggatcactggcaaggctgtgaatctgaaggaaaatgaagaccaaagagc
The sequence above is a segment of the Polyodon spathula isolate WHYD16114869_AA chromosome 2, ASM1765450v1, whole genome shotgun sequence genome. Coding sequences within it:
- the isca1 gene encoding iron-sulfur cluster assembly 1 homolog, mitochondrial, with the protein product MSASIARATVRAVSKRKLLATRAALTLTPAAVNKIKHLLQNKPDYIGLKVGVRTRGCNGLSYTLDYTKEKGKADEEVVQDGVRVFIEKKAQLTLLGTEMDYVENKLSSEFVFNNPNIKGTCGCGESFNI